The following proteins come from a genomic window of Pseudomonas sp. MAG733B:
- a CDS encoding monovalent cation/H+ antiporter subunit A — translation MSLIVLLLLPFIGSCLAAVLPHNARNTESLLAGLVALIGTVQVALLYPQIAHGGVIREEFFWLPSLGLNFVLRMDGFAWLFSMLVLGIGTLVSLYARYYMSPNDPVPRFFAFFLAFMGAMLGLVISGNLIQIVFFWELTSLFSFLLIGYWHHRADARRGAYMALMVTGAGGLCLLAGVMLLGHVVGSYDLDKVLAAGDLIRAHALYPILLPLILIGALSKSAQFPFHFWLPHAMAAPTPVSAYLHSATMVKAGVFLLARLWPSLSGSEEWFYIVSGAGACTLLLGAYCAMFQNDLKGLLAYSTISHLGLITLLLGLNSPLAAVAAVFHILNHATFKASLFMAAGIIDHESGTRDIRKLSGLVKLIPFTATLAMVASASMAGVPLLNGFLSKEMFFAETVFINATAWVEATLPIVATIAGTFSVAYSLRFTVDVFFGPPATDLPHTPHEPPRWMRAPVELLVFACLVVGIFPAQVVGPLLAAAALPVVGGTLPEYSLAIWHGLNAPMIMSLIAMSCGVVLYLLLRNQLKRGRFSRPPLVGRLNGKRLFELSLVLKMRLARRLERRISTHRLQTQLFLMVLAAVLAGLIPMLHSSLSWGDRPKIPGSIVFVILWLLAIACALGAAYQAKYHRLAALTMVSVCGLMTCVTFVWFSAPDLALTQLVVEVVTTVLILLGLRWLPRRIEEVSPLPSSLRKARIRRIRDLLLSTVVGGGMAVLSYAMLTRQTPNDISSFYLSRALPEGGGSNVVNVMLVDFRGFDTLGEITVLAAVALTVFALLRRFRPPKESLQLPAQQRLLAPDVVTDLVNPRHASDTALGFMMVPAVLVRLLLPIALVVSFYLFMRGHNQPGGGFVAGLVMSVAFILQYMVAGTQWVEAQMSLRPLRWMSVGLLFATLTGLGAMVVGYPFLTTHTWHFDLPLLGDIHLASALFFDIGVYAVVVGSTLLILTALAHQSVRGHKTASQPKPVAMKEAI, via the coding sequence ATGTCCCTGATAGTTCTACTGCTTCTGCCTTTCATAGGCAGCTGTCTGGCAGCGGTGCTGCCACACAACGCGCGTAACACCGAATCGCTGCTGGCTGGTCTGGTTGCCTTGATCGGCACCGTCCAGGTCGCCCTCCTGTACCCGCAAATCGCCCATGGCGGCGTGATCCGCGAAGAGTTCTTCTGGCTACCGAGCCTGGGCTTGAATTTCGTCCTGCGCATGGACGGTTTCGCCTGGCTGTTCTCGATGCTGGTGCTGGGCATCGGCACGCTGGTGTCGCTGTACGCGCGTTACTACATGTCGCCGAACGATCCGGTGCCGCGGTTCTTCGCGTTTTTCCTGGCGTTCATGGGCGCGATGCTCGGCCTGGTGATCTCCGGCAACCTGATCCAGATCGTGTTCTTCTGGGAGCTGACCAGCCTCTTCTCGTTCCTGTTGATCGGCTACTGGCACCACCGCGCCGATGCGCGACGCGGTGCATATATGGCGTTGATGGTCACCGGTGCCGGCGGTTTGTGCCTGCTGGCGGGGGTCATGCTGCTCGGCCATGTGGTCGGCAGCTATGACCTGGACAAGGTCCTGGCCGCCGGCGATCTGATTCGTGCCCATGCCCTCTACCCTATCCTGTTACCCCTGATCCTGATCGGCGCACTGAGCAAAAGTGCGCAATTCCCCTTCCATTTCTGGCTACCTCACGCAATGGCTGCACCAACACCGGTGTCGGCCTATCTGCACTCGGCGACCATGGTCAAGGCCGGGGTGTTCCTGCTGGCGCGACTCTGGCCGTCGCTGTCCGGCAGTGAAGAATGGTTCTACATCGTCAGCGGCGCCGGGGCGTGCACCCTGTTGCTCGGCGCTTATTGCGCGATGTTCCAGAATGACCTCAAGGGTCTGTTGGCCTACTCGACCATCAGCCACCTGGGCCTGATCACCCTGCTGCTGGGCCTGAACAGTCCGCTGGCCGCCGTGGCCGCCGTGTTCCACATTCTCAACCACGCTACGTTCAAGGCCTCGCTGTTCATGGCCGCCGGGATCATCGACCACGAAAGCGGCACCCGCGACATTCGCAAACTCAGCGGCCTGGTCAAGCTGATCCCGTTCACCGCCACCCTCGCCATGGTCGCCAGCGCCTCCATGGCCGGTGTGCCGTTGCTCAACGGCTTCCTCTCGAAAGAGATGTTCTTCGCCGAAACCGTGTTCATCAACGCCACGGCGTGGGTCGAAGCGACCTTGCCGATCGTCGCGACCATCGCTGGGACGTTCAGCGTCGCCTACTCCCTGCGTTTCACCGTGGACGTCTTCTTCGGTCCGCCTGCCACCGACCTGCCGCACACGCCGCACGAACCGCCGCGCTGGATGCGCGCGCCGGTGGAGTTGCTGGTGTTTGCCTGTCTGGTGGTCGGGATTTTCCCGGCGCAAGTGGTCGGCCCGTTGCTCGCCGCCGCCGCGCTGCCGGTGGTGGGCGGCACCCTGCCGGAGTACAGCCTGGCGATCTGGCACGGCTTGAACGCGCCGATGATCATGAGCCTGATCGCCATGTCCTGCGGTGTCGTGCTCTATCTGCTGTTGCGTAATCAGCTCAAGCGCGGTCGTTTCAGCCGTCCGCCGCTGGTTGGCCGACTGAATGGCAAGCGCCTGTTCGAACTCAGCCTGGTGCTCAAGATGCGACTGGCCCGTCGCCTGGAGCGACGAATCAGCACCCATCGCCTGCAAACCCAGTTGTTCCTGATGGTCCTCGCCGCCGTGCTGGCCGGGTTGATCCCGATGTTGCACAGCAGCCTGAGCTGGGGCGACCGGCCGAAGATTCCGGGCTCGATCGTGTTCGTGATCCTCTGGTTGCTGGCGATTGCCTGCGCCCTCGGCGCGGCTTATCAAGCCAAGTATCACCGTCTCGCGGCACTGACCATGGTCAGCGTCTGCGGCCTGATGACCTGCGTGACTTTCGTCTGGTTCTCGGCGCCGGACCTGGCCTTGACGCAACTGGTGGTCGAAGTAGTGACCACCGTGCTGATCCTGTTGGGCCTGCGTTGGCTGCCACGCCGGATCGAGGAGGTGTCGCCACTGCCGAGCAGCCTGCGGAAGGCGCGCATTCGCCGTATCCGCGACTTGCTGCTGTCGACCGTGGTTGGCGGCGGCATGGCGGTACTTTCGTACGCGATGCTGACGCGCCAGACACCCAACGACATTTCTTCGTTCTACCTCAGCCGTGCGCTGCCCGAAGGTGGCGGCAGCAACGTGGTCAACGTAATGCTGGTGGATTTCCGTGGGTTCGACACCCTCGGCGAAATCACCGTGCTGGCGGCCGTGGCGCTGACCGTGTTCGCCCTGCTGCGCCGCTTCCGTCCGCCGAAAGAAAGCCTGCAGTTGCCGGCCCAGCAGCGTTTGCTCGCGCCGGACGTGGTCACCGATCTGGTCAACCCGCGTCACGCCAGCGACACCGCGCTCGGCTTCATGATGGTCCCGGCGGTGCTGGTGCGCCTGCTGTTGCCGATTGCGCTGGTGGTGTCGTTCTACCTGTTCATGCGCGGACACAACCAACCGGGCGGCGGCTTTGTCGCGGGGCTGGTGATGTCGGTGGCGTTCATCCTGCAATACATGGTGGCGGGTACTCAGTGGGTCGAGGCGCAAATGAGCCTGCGGCCGCTGCGCTGGATGAGCGTTGGCTTGCTGTTCGCCACGCTCACTGGCTTGGGGGCGATGGTCGTTGGTTATCCGTTCCTGACCACCCACACCTGGCATTTCGACCTGCCGTTGCTGGGCGACATTCACCTCGCCAGCGCGCTGTTCTTCGACATTGGCGTTTACGCAGTAGTGGTCGGTTCGACGCTGTTGATCCTCACCGCCCTCGCCCACCAATCGGTGCGGGGTCACAAAACCGCGTCCCAGCCTAAACCCGTCGCCATGAAGGAGGCCATCTGA
- a CDS encoding DMT family transporter — MTSVNTSQASSRFLRLSKAECVLVLITMVWGGTFLLVQHAMTVSGPMFFVGLRFAAAAILVALFSWRSLRDLTLFELKAGAFIGVAIMLGYGLQTVGLQSIPSSQSAFITALYVPFVPLLQWLVLGRRPGLMPSIGIMLAFTGLMLLSGPSGASLNFSPGEIATLISAIAIAAEIILISNFAGQVDVKRVTVVQLAVTSVLSFLMVVPTNEAIPDFSWLLLCSALGLGAASAAIQVAMNWAQKSVSPTRATLIYAGEPVWAGIVGRIAGERLPAIALLGAGLIVAAVIVSELKTKGKAVAEVEESLESESGN, encoded by the coding sequence ATGACGTCGGTGAACACCTCCCAGGCTTCCTCCCGTTTCCTGCGGCTCAGCAAGGCCGAGTGCGTATTGGTGTTGATCACCATGGTCTGGGGCGGGACCTTTTTGCTGGTCCAGCATGCGATGACCGTCAGCGGCCCGATGTTTTTCGTCGGCCTGCGCTTTGCCGCCGCCGCGATCCTCGTCGCCCTGTTCTCCTGGCGCAGCCTGCGTGACTTGACCCTGTTCGAACTCAAGGCCGGTGCGTTTATCGGCGTGGCGATCATGCTTGGTTACGGCTTGCAGACGGTTGGCTTGCAGAGCATTCCCAGCAGCCAATCGGCGTTTATCACCGCGCTGTACGTGCCTTTCGTGCCGTTGCTGCAATGGCTGGTGCTGGGACGTCGGCCGGGGTTGATGCCGAGTATCGGGATCATGCTGGCCTTTACCGGGTTGATGCTGCTGTCGGGGCCTTCCGGCGCATCGTTGAATTTCAGCCCCGGTGAAATCGCCACGTTGATCAGCGCAATTGCCATTGCCGCTGAGATCATCCTGATCAGCAACTTTGCTGGTCAGGTCGATGTGAAGCGGGTGACGGTGGTGCAACTGGCGGTGACTTCGGTGCTGTCATTCCTGATGGTGGTGCCGACCAACGAGGCGATTCCGGATTTTTCCTGGTTGCTGTTGTGCAGTGCCCTTGGGCTTGGCGCGGCGAGTGCGGCGATCCAGGTGGCGATGAACTGGGCGCAGAAGAGTGTTTCGCCGACTCGGGCCACGTTGATTTATGCCGGTGAGCCGGTGTGGGCCGGGATTGTCGGGCGGATCGCCGGGGAACGCTTGCCGGCAATTGCGCTGCTGGGGGCCGGGTTGATTGTCGCGGCGGTGATTGTCAGTGAGTTGAAGACCAAGGGTAAGGCGGTTGCCGAGGTTGAAGAGTCGCTGGAGAGTGAAAGCGGCAATTAA
- a CDS encoding XRE family transcriptional regulator, which translates to MHKDSTQRASVLQHVSQNVRRLRHAADMSQTALAEKSGVSRRMLVAIEAGEKNVSLTTLDRVAEALDVAFSDLIQAPDVRDHSRINEVAWAGVIPGSKAVLLSKATATREVEQWEWCLQPGEVYPSQPDADGWSEQIYVFEGCLTLMLGDTPHAISAGEFYMFASNQPHAYRNDGPVAARFVRNVVI; encoded by the coding sequence GTGCACAAAGATTCCACGCAACGGGCTTCGGTCCTGCAGCACGTCAGCCAGAACGTTCGACGCCTGCGTCATGCCGCCGACATGAGCCAGACCGCTTTGGCAGAAAAGTCCGGTGTCAGTCGCCGAATGCTGGTGGCGATCGAGGCCGGGGAAAAGAACGTCAGCCTGACCACCCTCGACCGTGTGGCCGAGGCGTTGGACGTGGCGTTCAGCGATCTGATCCAGGCCCCCGATGTCCGTGACCATAGCCGCATCAACGAAGTGGCCTGGGCGGGTGTAATCCCCGGTAGCAAAGCCGTATTGCTGTCCAAAGCCACCGCTACCCGCGAAGTGGAACAATGGGAATGGTGCCTGCAACCGGGGGAAGTCTACCCGTCGCAACCGGATGCCGATGGCTGGAGCGAACAGATCTACGTGTTCGAAGGCTGCCTGACCCTGATGCTCGGCGACACTCCACACGCAATCTCCGCCGGCGAGTTCTATATGTTTGCCAGCAACCAACCCCACGCCTATCGCAACGATGGACCGGTGGCGGCGCGGTTTGTGCGCAACGTGGTGATCTGA